The Megalops cyprinoides isolate fMegCyp1 chromosome 10, fMegCyp1.pri, whole genome shotgun sequence genome window below encodes:
- the LOC118784508 gene encoding protein MTSS 1-like isoform X4 — protein sequence MEAVIEKECSALGGLFQTVISDMKSSYPVWEDFISKAGKLQSQLRATVVAAAAFLDAFQKVADLATSTRGGTRDIGSALTRMCMRHRSIEAKLRQFSVAFIDCLINPLQDQIEEWKRGANMLDKDHAKEYKKARQEIKKKSSDTLKLQKKARKGRGDIQPQLDSAMQDVNDMYLLLEETEKQAVRKALVEERARFCAFVSMLRPVVDEEISMLGEITHLQTISDDLKALTMDPHKLPAASEQVILDLKGSECNWSYQTPPSSPSTTMSRKSSMCSSTLPMQAPARLSSISSHDSGFMSQDAFQSKSPSPMPTETVPQTPSSSASSDASETCQSVSECSSPASVSSGSAMGGAPAPSEKLSNGYDHYGPAEPSYQAEAGSGGPFPFFPAPSSSSSSSSRAWSRPGSSLLPNFPHYCTLGPGMFPSSKVPSWKDWAKPGPYDQPMVNTLRRNKEKRQAADPSSTNTQAGSVPFTEDDPQRARSMAPSTTPRPEDMEAHEELALALALTRGLQLDMQRSSRDSLQCSSGYSTQTTTPCCSEDTIPSQVSDYDYFSVSGDQEVDQQDFDKSSTIPRNSDISQSYRKMFQAKRPASTAGLPSNAGPVIVTPGVATIRRTPSTKPSVRRAASGGGPIPIKTPVIPVKTPTVPDPPGGAVFGLAGTEEPEEPMSPESPSVGEEGEPMALLPAASWSGQASTNPPLLPTHLGGGDCDAGPPEDPEALLEETDSLDAQGDDMLLAIRRGVKLKKTMTNDRSAPRIA from the exons GTGGCACTAGGGACATCGGCTCAGCCCTCACCAGGATGTGCATGCGACACAGGAGCATTGAGGCCAAGCTGCGGCAGTTCTCAGT GGCGTTCATTGACTGCCTGATCAACCCACTGCAGGATCAGATAGAGGAGTGGAAGAGAGGGGCCAACATGCTGGATAAAGACCACGCCAAAG AGTACAAGAAAGCCAGGCAAGAGATCAAGAAGAAATCGTCCGACACGCTGAAGCTGCAGAAGAAGGCCAGGAAAG GACGGGGGGACATCCAGCCGCAGCTGGACAGTGCCATGCAGGATGTGAATGACATGtatctgctgctggaggagacgGAGAAGCAGGCGGTGAGGAAGGCCCTGGTGGAGGAGAGGGCCCGCTTTTGCGCCTTTGTGTCCATGCTCCGGCCTGTCGTG GATGAAGAGATCTCCATGCTGGGAGAGATCACCCACCTGCAGACCATCTCTGATGACCTCAAAGCCCTGACCATGGACCCCCACAAACTCCCCGCTGCGAGCGAGCAG GTCATCCTCGATCTGAAAGGCTCAGAATGCAATTGGTCGTACCAGACTCCGCCTTCCTCTCCCAGCACCACCATGTCCAGGAAATCCAGTATGTGCAG CTCCACCCTGCCGATGCAGGCCCCCGCCCGCCTCTCCAGCATTTCCTCCCACGACTCTGGCTTCATGTCACAGGATGCCTTCCAGTCCAAGTCCCCCTCGCCCATGCCCACGGAGACTGTCCCGCAG ACACCCTCTAGCTCAGCCTCTTCAGACGCCTCTGAGACCTGTCAATCTGTCAGCGAGTGCAGCTCCCCTGCCTCTGTCAGCTCCGGCTCGGCCATGGGTGGGGCCCCAGCCCCTTCCGAAAAG TTGTCAAATGGGTACGATCACTATGGGCCTGCTGAGCCATCATACCAGGCAGAAGCGGGCTCCGGGGGGCCCTTCCCCTTCTTCCctgccccttcctcctcttcctcctcatcatcaAGGGCCTGGTCCCGGCCAGGCTCCAGCCTGCTGCCCAACTTCCCCCACTATTGCACCCTGGGGCCGGGCATGTTCCCCTCCTCCAAAGTGCCCAGCTGGAAg GACTGGGCGAAGCCAGGGCCTTATGACCAGCCCATGGTGAACACCCTGAGGAGGAACAAGGAGAAGCGGCAGGCAGCAGACCCCAGCAGCACCAACACACAGGCTGGCAGTGTTCCCTTCACTGAGGATGACCCCCAGAGGGCCAGGAGCATGGCCCCCTCCACTACGCCCAGG CCAGAGGACATGGAGGCCCATGAGGAGCTGgccctggccctggccctgACCCGCGGGCTGCAGCTGGACATGCAGCGCTCCAGCCGGGACTCcctgcagtgctccagcgggtACAGCACCCAGAccaccaccccctgctgctctGAGGACACCATCCCCTCCCAGG TGTCAGACTACGACTACTTCTCGGTCAGTGGGGACCAGGAAGTGGACCAGCAGGACTTTGACAAGTCCTCCACCATCCCACGCAACAGTGACATCAGCCAGTCCTACCGCAAGATGTTCCAGGCCAAGCGTCCAGCCTCCACGGCCGGCCTGCCGTCCAACGCAGGGCCTGTCATCGTCACCCCGGGCGTGGCCACCATCCGCCGCACGCCCTCCACCAAGCCCTCCGTGCGCCGGGCAGCCTCGGGTGGAGGGCCCATCCCCATCAAGACGCCCGTCATCCCGGTGAAGACACCCACGGTGCCCGACCCCCCCGGGGGCGCTGTTTTCGGGCTGGCAGGCACCGAGGAGCCCGAGGAGCCGATGAGTCCAGAGTCGCCCTCcgtgggggaggagggtgagCCGATGGCCCTCCTTCCGGCAGCATCCTGGAGCGGCCAGGCGTCCACCAACCCCCCCTTGCTGCCCACGCACCTGGGAGGCGGTGACTGCGATGCAGGCCCCCCCGAGGACCCCGAGGCCTTGCTGGAGGAGACGGACTCCCTCGATGCTCAAGGGGACGACATGCTCCTGGCCATCCGCCGGGGAGTCAAGCTGAAGAAGACCATGACCAACGACCGCTCTGCGCCCCGCATCGCATAA
- the LOC118784508 gene encoding protein MTSS 1-like isoform X1: MEAVIEKECSALGGLFQTVISDMKSSYPVWEDFISKAGKLQSQLRATVVAAAAFLDAFQKVADLATSTRGGTRDIGSALTRMCMRHRSIEAKLRQFSVAFIDCLINPLQDQIEEWKRGANMLDKDHAKEYKKARQEIKKKSSDTLKLQKKARKADALGRGDIQPQLDSAMQDVNDMYLLLEETEKQAVRKALVEERARFCAFVSMLRPVVDEEISMLGEITHLQTISDDLKALTMDPHKLPAASEQVILDLKGSECNWSYQTPPSSPSTTMSRKSSMCSSLNSVNSSDSRSSGSHTHSPSSHCRYRSSTLPMQAPARLSSISSHDSGFMSQDAFQSKSPSPMPTETVPQTPSSSASSDASETCQSVSECSSPASVSSGSAMGGAPAPSEKLSNGYDHYGPAEPSYQAEAGSGGPFPFFPAPSSSSSSSSRAWSRPGSSLLPNFPHYCTLGPGMFPSSKVPSWKDWAKPGPYDQPMVNTLRRNKEKRQAADPSSTNTQAGSVPFTEDDPQRARSMAPSTTPRPEDMEAHEELALALALTRGLQLDMQRSSRDSLQCSSGYSTQTTTPCCSEDTIPSQVSDYDYFSVSGDQEVDQQDFDKSSTIPRNSDISQSYRKMFQAKRPASTAGLPSNAGPVIVTPGVATIRRTPSTKPSVRRAASGGGPIPIKTPVIPVKTPTVPDPPGGAVFGLAGTEEPEEPMSPESPSVGEEGEPMALLPAASWSGQASTNPPLLPTHLGGGDCDAGPPEDPEALLEETDSLDAQGDDMLLAIRRGVKLKKTMTNDRSAPRIA; this comes from the exons GTGGCACTAGGGACATCGGCTCAGCCCTCACCAGGATGTGCATGCGACACAGGAGCATTGAGGCCAAGCTGCGGCAGTTCTCAGT GGCGTTCATTGACTGCCTGATCAACCCACTGCAGGATCAGATAGAGGAGTGGAAGAGAGGGGCCAACATGCTGGATAAAGACCACGCCAAAG AGTACAAGAAAGCCAGGCAAGAGATCAAGAAGAAATCGTCCGACACGCTGAAGCTGCAGAAGAAGGCCAGGAAAG CCGATGCCCTAG GACGGGGGGACATCCAGCCGCAGCTGGACAGTGCCATGCAGGATGTGAATGACATGtatctgctgctggaggagacgGAGAAGCAGGCGGTGAGGAAGGCCCTGGTGGAGGAGAGGGCCCGCTTTTGCGCCTTTGTGTCCATGCTCCGGCCTGTCGTG GATGAAGAGATCTCCATGCTGGGAGAGATCACCCACCTGCAGACCATCTCTGATGACCTCAAAGCCCTGACCATGGACCCCCACAAACTCCCCGCTGCGAGCGAGCAG GTCATCCTCGATCTGAAAGGCTCAGAATGCAATTGGTCGTACCAGACTCCGCCTTCCTCTCCCAGCACCACCATGTCCAGGAAATCCAGTATGTGCAG CAGTCTGAACAGCGTAAACAGTAGCGACTCCCGGTCCAGCGGGTcgcacactcactctccctcctcacacTGTCGCTACCGCAGCTCCACCCTGCCGATGCAGGCCCCCGCCCGCCTCTCCAGCATTTCCTCCCACGACTCTGGCTTCATGTCACAGGATGCCTTCCAGTCCAAGTCCCCCTCGCCCATGCCCACGGAGACTGTCCCGCAG ACACCCTCTAGCTCAGCCTCTTCAGACGCCTCTGAGACCTGTCAATCTGTCAGCGAGTGCAGCTCCCCTGCCTCTGTCAGCTCCGGCTCGGCCATGGGTGGGGCCCCAGCCCCTTCCGAAAAG TTGTCAAATGGGTACGATCACTATGGGCCTGCTGAGCCATCATACCAGGCAGAAGCGGGCTCCGGGGGGCCCTTCCCCTTCTTCCctgccccttcctcctcttcctcctcatcatcaAGGGCCTGGTCCCGGCCAGGCTCCAGCCTGCTGCCCAACTTCCCCCACTATTGCACCCTGGGGCCGGGCATGTTCCCCTCCTCCAAAGTGCCCAGCTGGAAg GACTGGGCGAAGCCAGGGCCTTATGACCAGCCCATGGTGAACACCCTGAGGAGGAACAAGGAGAAGCGGCAGGCAGCAGACCCCAGCAGCACCAACACACAGGCTGGCAGTGTTCCCTTCACTGAGGATGACCCCCAGAGGGCCAGGAGCATGGCCCCCTCCACTACGCCCAGG CCAGAGGACATGGAGGCCCATGAGGAGCTGgccctggccctggccctgACCCGCGGGCTGCAGCTGGACATGCAGCGCTCCAGCCGGGACTCcctgcagtgctccagcgggtACAGCACCCAGAccaccaccccctgctgctctGAGGACACCATCCCCTCCCAGG TGTCAGACTACGACTACTTCTCGGTCAGTGGGGACCAGGAAGTGGACCAGCAGGACTTTGACAAGTCCTCCACCATCCCACGCAACAGTGACATCAGCCAGTCCTACCGCAAGATGTTCCAGGCCAAGCGTCCAGCCTCCACGGCCGGCCTGCCGTCCAACGCAGGGCCTGTCATCGTCACCCCGGGCGTGGCCACCATCCGCCGCACGCCCTCCACCAAGCCCTCCGTGCGCCGGGCAGCCTCGGGTGGAGGGCCCATCCCCATCAAGACGCCCGTCATCCCGGTGAAGACACCCACGGTGCCCGACCCCCCCGGGGGCGCTGTTTTCGGGCTGGCAGGCACCGAGGAGCCCGAGGAGCCGATGAGTCCAGAGTCGCCCTCcgtgggggaggagggtgagCCGATGGCCCTCCTTCCGGCAGCATCCTGGAGCGGCCAGGCGTCCACCAACCCCCCCTTGCTGCCCACGCACCTGGGAGGCGGTGACTGCGATGCAGGCCCCCCCGAGGACCCCGAGGCCTTGCTGGAGGAGACGGACTCCCTCGATGCTCAAGGGGACGACATGCTCCTGGCCATCCGCCGGGGAGTCAAGCTGAAGAAGACCATGACCAACGACCGCTCTGCGCCCCGCATCGCATAA
- the LOC118784508 gene encoding protein MTSS 1-like isoform X5: protein MEAVIEKECSALGGLFQTVISDMKSSYPVWEDFISKAGKLQSQLRATVVAAAAFLDAFQKVADLATSTRGGTRDIGSALTRMCMRHRSIEAKLRQFSVAFIDCLINPLQDQIEEWKRGANMLDKDHAKEYKKARQEIKKKSSDTLKLQKKARKADALGRGDIQPQLDSAMQDVNDMYLLLEETEKQAVRKALVEERARFCAFVSMLRPVVDEEISMLGEITHLQTISDDLKALTMDPHKLPAASEQVILDLKGSECNWSYQTPPSSPSTTMSRKSSMCSSLNSVNSSDSRSSGSHTHSPSSHCRYRSSTLPMQAPARLSSISSHDSGFMSQDAFQSKSPSPMPTETVPQLSNGYDHYGPAEPSYQAEAGSGGPFPFFPAPSSSSSSSSRAWSRPGSSLLPNFPHYCTLGPGMFPSSKVPSWKDWAKPGPYDQPMVNTLRRNKEKRQAADPSSTNTQAGSVPFTEDDPQRARSMAPSTTPRPEDMEAHEELALALALTRGLQLDMQRSSRDSLQCSSGYSTQTTTPCCSEDTIPSQVSDYDYFSVSGDQEVDQQDFDKSSTIPRNSDISQSYRKMFQAKRPASTAGLPSNAGPVIVTPGVATIRRTPSTKPSVRRAASGGGPIPIKTPVIPVKTPTVPDPPGGAVFGLAGTEEPEEPMSPESPSVGEEGEPMALLPAASWSGQASTNPPLLPTHLGGGDCDAGPPEDPEALLEETDSLDAQGDDMLLAIRRGVKLKKTMTNDRSAPRIA, encoded by the exons GTGGCACTAGGGACATCGGCTCAGCCCTCACCAGGATGTGCATGCGACACAGGAGCATTGAGGCCAAGCTGCGGCAGTTCTCAGT GGCGTTCATTGACTGCCTGATCAACCCACTGCAGGATCAGATAGAGGAGTGGAAGAGAGGGGCCAACATGCTGGATAAAGACCACGCCAAAG AGTACAAGAAAGCCAGGCAAGAGATCAAGAAGAAATCGTCCGACACGCTGAAGCTGCAGAAGAAGGCCAGGAAAG CCGATGCCCTAG GACGGGGGGACATCCAGCCGCAGCTGGACAGTGCCATGCAGGATGTGAATGACATGtatctgctgctggaggagacgGAGAAGCAGGCGGTGAGGAAGGCCCTGGTGGAGGAGAGGGCCCGCTTTTGCGCCTTTGTGTCCATGCTCCGGCCTGTCGTG GATGAAGAGATCTCCATGCTGGGAGAGATCACCCACCTGCAGACCATCTCTGATGACCTCAAAGCCCTGACCATGGACCCCCACAAACTCCCCGCTGCGAGCGAGCAG GTCATCCTCGATCTGAAAGGCTCAGAATGCAATTGGTCGTACCAGACTCCGCCTTCCTCTCCCAGCACCACCATGTCCAGGAAATCCAGTATGTGCAG CAGTCTGAACAGCGTAAACAGTAGCGACTCCCGGTCCAGCGGGTcgcacactcactctccctcctcacacTGTCGCTACCGCAGCTCCACCCTGCCGATGCAGGCCCCCGCCCGCCTCTCCAGCATTTCCTCCCACGACTCTGGCTTCATGTCACAGGATGCCTTCCAGTCCAAGTCCCCCTCGCCCATGCCCACGGAGACTGTCCCGCAG TTGTCAAATGGGTACGATCACTATGGGCCTGCTGAGCCATCATACCAGGCAGAAGCGGGCTCCGGGGGGCCCTTCCCCTTCTTCCctgccccttcctcctcttcctcctcatcatcaAGGGCCTGGTCCCGGCCAGGCTCCAGCCTGCTGCCCAACTTCCCCCACTATTGCACCCTGGGGCCGGGCATGTTCCCCTCCTCCAAAGTGCCCAGCTGGAAg GACTGGGCGAAGCCAGGGCCTTATGACCAGCCCATGGTGAACACCCTGAGGAGGAACAAGGAGAAGCGGCAGGCAGCAGACCCCAGCAGCACCAACACACAGGCTGGCAGTGTTCCCTTCACTGAGGATGACCCCCAGAGGGCCAGGAGCATGGCCCCCTCCACTACGCCCAGG CCAGAGGACATGGAGGCCCATGAGGAGCTGgccctggccctggccctgACCCGCGGGCTGCAGCTGGACATGCAGCGCTCCAGCCGGGACTCcctgcagtgctccagcgggtACAGCACCCAGAccaccaccccctgctgctctGAGGACACCATCCCCTCCCAGG TGTCAGACTACGACTACTTCTCGGTCAGTGGGGACCAGGAAGTGGACCAGCAGGACTTTGACAAGTCCTCCACCATCCCACGCAACAGTGACATCAGCCAGTCCTACCGCAAGATGTTCCAGGCCAAGCGTCCAGCCTCCACGGCCGGCCTGCCGTCCAACGCAGGGCCTGTCATCGTCACCCCGGGCGTGGCCACCATCCGCCGCACGCCCTCCACCAAGCCCTCCGTGCGCCGGGCAGCCTCGGGTGGAGGGCCCATCCCCATCAAGACGCCCGTCATCCCGGTGAAGACACCCACGGTGCCCGACCCCCCCGGGGGCGCTGTTTTCGGGCTGGCAGGCACCGAGGAGCCCGAGGAGCCGATGAGTCCAGAGTCGCCCTCcgtgggggaggagggtgagCCGATGGCCCTCCTTCCGGCAGCATCCTGGAGCGGCCAGGCGTCCACCAACCCCCCCTTGCTGCCCACGCACCTGGGAGGCGGTGACTGCGATGCAGGCCCCCCCGAGGACCCCGAGGCCTTGCTGGAGGAGACGGACTCCCTCGATGCTCAAGGGGACGACATGCTCCTGGCCATCCGCCGGGGAGTCAAGCTGAAGAAGACCATGACCAACGACCGCTCTGCGCCCCGCATCGCATAA